One part of the Zerene cesonia ecotype Mississippi chromosome 2, Zerene_cesonia_1.1, whole genome shotgun sequence genome encodes these proteins:
- the LOC119833482 gene encoding RNA polymerase II-associated protein 1 — protein sequence MIRRPKPGDDEEDILRMQEEFLKEKSKNQSLQPSAQVVNLRRTEHQTTKRSKETPSGLRKPSKYAQSKGLTNHSEKRPRVEDTGASVLGDILEKNVSDSTPHKASEYDDDKVYYPKPIPSVLGDIQEKNIDVPVDLNFKPMPSQGFPIVTKRDPTIKPSKKSIHTQCIQKEKQNNIEQMETDLSSSSSTFINQGLNLPNHSYIITNQDADSIHSENVNILNKMSEKEILEEKEKIMASLDPQIIEFIRKKRNKEPINDNKMSDKPRLEVKEETMECIETTESRVDNDSLWENDVLSHPHVDRWLHFESLEKDKLEWIKGMEENKLKTDEPYEARFDFKGYLLPYTIEYTEKTKTLFHHGEEPHRPGYSLTELLELSRSTITQQRVVSLNTLAGILQYYNAGIYKNIIELPLSKLFFVIRIAMDENKVIILEPALKAMRNLLFNRIDEASLDALIGFREGTYQPCLEHDRSEIEEIESKESELKDFHLAEIDIIAAVLRTEILQRVYYILKHIKPSFNCVQYSLQILTRLARDSVDTARKIVNMDHLMDAIFKYFVPRTSINFMFDPSIVYNGKPILAALKLLRVISLTSRDVGERLLSKYDVFSIMSEYVSSGVDGTYGLKVQIEAYCILSNLLQFKLGLENAVSLCPIIITTLYKHVQGTSIYMNSSILSASHAAVVLQFIDGLIRCGVNLEYKAQIYPLLKEGMQKWLSQMSHFDNYTCGHLRLVCSILNCFETVIINENISIQILNETLLKLSKSQGFNMIMNNLITSSNLLSGIDDKDLHLTKNLTSLGSSVIDSQQKVLPILYVASPIPCLSSLFKLLVVLNDKQISLSFLEQTLPYLRKLAEKAPTLINNWFTRMESDFVFSLVNLAIQSDIPESLKDLVYAVASKLCYILRTDKRFELEFLFNNIIFNDKWFTAERLFNLVSLSEADGFSKALTNIQDIKLCYSKVCNINYVDAGPFVAFKKWQEPILPRDWIYLPILSLYSKSQEKPDPSVVGEHAKKVAQKIATEKETIIRSSLEWIVFNELCFPDLLNDIGLTDRFCRLMCVFLCDNSLFLDAKIKILLTKCTQILFKNGTKFDFDKELMGLNNFQDFYTQLLEQFQSVSYGDHTFAACVLVPLAQRHNVKWRKLLWSEYAGCLRALDCPDDMLCYVLDAYIYPEESDESVVKSYFRALSSSLLRPGTIAYKIAHHHVECYKKRKVDDK from the coding sequence ATGATAAGGCGACCCAAACCTGGCGACGACGAAGAAGATATCCTCCGAATGCAGGAGGAATTtcttaaagaaaaaagtaaGAATCAAAGCTTACAACCTTCAGCACAAGTAGTTAATTTGCGTCGTACCGAACATCAGACCACAAAACGGAGTAAAGAAACTCCATCTGGGCTTAGGAAGCCGTCGAAATATGCACAATCCAAAGGCCTTACTAATCATTCAGAAAAACGTCCACGCGTCGAAGATACAGGTGCAAGTGTGCTTGGTGATATTCTAGAAAAGAATGTATCTGATTCAACACCACATAAAGCCTCCGAATATGATGATGACAAAGTATACTATCCGAAACCAATACCTTCTGTGTTAGGTGATATTCAAGAAAAGAATATTGATGTTCCtgttgatttaaatttcaagCCTATGCCATCGCAAGGCTTTCCCATTGTCACTAAACGGGATCCTACTATTAAACCTAGCAAAAAGAGCATACACACACAGTGCAtccaaaaagaaaaacaaaataacattgaacAAATGGAAACAGATTTGAGTTCTTCTTcaagtacatttataaatcaagGCTTAAATCTTCCAAATCATAGCTACATAATAACCAACCAAGATGCAGACAGTATTCATAGCgagaatgttaatattttaaacaaaatgtcaGAAAAGGAAATTTTAGAAGAGAAAGAGAAAATAATGGCTAGTCTAGATCCACAaatcattgaatttataagaaaaaaacgaaataaagaacctataaatgataataaaatgtctGACAAACCAAGATTAGAAGTAAAAGAAGAGACAATGGAATGCATAGAAACAACAGAATCCAGAGTTGATAATGATAGTTTGTGGGAAAATGATGTACTTTCCCACCCACATGTAGATAGATGGTTACACTTTGAAAGCTTGGAAAAAGATAAGTTAGAATGGATTAAAGGTATGGAAGAAAACAAGTTAAAAACAGATGAACCATATGAAGCAAGGTTTGATTTCAAGGGGTATTTATTGCCCTACACAATTGAATATACtgagaaaacaaaaacattatttcatcatGGTGAAGAGCCACATAGACCAGGGTATTCTCTGACTGAATTACTTGAACTGTCACGGTCTACTATAACACAGCAAAGAGTAGTGTCCCTCAATACTCTTGCTGGTATTCTGCAGTATTATAATGCTggaatctataaaaatatcattgagTTACCTCTAAGTAAACTGTTCTTTGTTATAAGAATAGCTATGGATGAAAACAAAGTTATTATCTTGGAGCCAGCTTTAAAAGCAATGAGAAATTTACTTTTCAATAGAATAGATGAAGCATCTTTAGATGCTTTAATAGGTTTCAGAGAAGGTACCTACCAACCCTGTTTAGAACATGATCGGTCAGAAATAGAAGAAATTGAGTCAAAAGAATCAGAGTTAAAGGATTTTCATTTGGCTGAGATAGATATCATTGCTGCTGTGTTAAGAACAGAAATCTTGCAGAGGGTATACTACATATTGAAGCATATTAAACCATCATTTAATTGTGTACAATATTCCTTGCAAATTTTAACAAGATTAGCTAGAGATTCTGTGGATACAGCAAGAAAAATTGTGAACATGGATCATTTGATGgatgcaatatttaaatattttgtaccaAGAACAAGTATAAACTTTATGTTTGATCcatcaattgtttataatggaAAACCTATACTTGCTGCACTGAAATTGTTAAGGGTTATTTCTTTAACTTCAAGAGATGTTGGAGAGAGACTTCTGTCAAAGTATgatgtattttcaataatgtCTGAATATGTGAGTTCTGGAGTAGATGGGACTTATGGACTTAAAGTTCAAATAGAGGCTTATTGCATATTGTCTAACTTGCTTCAATTTAAGCTAGGCTTAGAAAATGCTGTATCTTTATGTCCAATAATAATCACAACATTGTACAAACATGTTCAAGGTACAAGTATCTATATGAATTCTTCAATTTTATCAGCTTCCCATGCTGCTGtagttttacaatttattgatgGTTTAATAAGATGTGGtgtaaatttagaatataagGCACAAATATATCCCTTACTGAAAGAAGGAATGCAGAAATGGCTCTCCCAAATGTctcattttgataattatactTGTGGCCATTTGAGATTAGTATGCTCCATCTTGAACTGCTTTGAGACTGTAatcattaatgaaaatatctcCATCCAAATACTAAATGAgacacttttaaaattaagtaaatctCAAggatttaatatgataatgaaCAATTTGATAACAAGTTCTAATCTATTATCTGGGATTGATGATAAAGATTTACATTTgactaaaaatttaacatcatTGGGTTCATCCGTGATTGATTCACAACAAAAAGTGCTTCCTATATTGTATGTGGCATCTCCAATACCATGTTTATCATCATTGTTCAAATTATTAGTTGTATTAAATGACAAACaaatatcattatcatttttagAGCAAACCCTTCCATATTTGAGAAAACTAGCTGAAAAAGCACCaactttaataaacaattggtTCACCAGGATGGAAAGCgattttgtatttagtttGGTTAATCTTGCAATTCAGTCGGACATTCCTGAATCTCTTAAGGACTTGGTCTATGCCGTAGCTAGCAAATTGTGTTATATACTAAGAACAGATAAGAGATTTGAATTAGAATTtctgtttaataatatcattttcaaTGATAAATGGTTTACCGCTGAACGCTTGTTTAATCTTGTATCGTTGTCTGAAGCAGATGGATTTTCAAAAGCATTGACAAATATACAAGATATAAAGTTGTGTTATAGTAAAGTGTGCAATATAAACTATGTTGACGCTGGTCCATTTGTTGCTTTTAAAAAGTGGCAAGAACCCATACTCCCACGTGATTGGATATACCTACCCATACTTTCTCTGTATAGTAAGAGTCAAGAGAAACCTGACCCTAGTGTGGTTGGTGAACACGCGAAGAAGGTTGCACAAAAAATAGCCACAGAAAAGGAGACCATCATTAGAAGCAGTCTAGAATGGATAGTTTTCAATGAATTATGTTTCCCAGATTTACTCAATGACATAGGTCTGACCGATAGATTCTGTCGACtaatgtgtgtatttttatgtgataattcattatttttagatgcaaaaatcaaaatattgctGACAAAATGTACACAGATACTATTCAAAAATGGCACAAagtttgattttgataaagaACTGatgggattaaataattttcaagatTTTTATACGCAACTCTTGGAACAGTTTCAGTCTGTGAGTTACGGTGACCATACATTTGCTGCTTGTGTTTTAGTGCCACTAGCACAGCGGCATAATGTGAAATGGAGAAAACTTTTATGGTCAGAGTATGCTGGATGTTTAAGGGCACTTGACTGCCCTGATGATATGCTCTGCTATGTCCTAGATGCCTATATATACCCTGAAGAATCCGATGAATCAGTGGTTAAATCATACTTCAGAGCCCTATCGAGCAGCTTGTTGCGTCCAGGTACCATCGCGTATAAAATTGCACATCATCATGtagaatgttataaaaaaagaaaagtggatgataaataa
- the LOC119833553 gene encoding translation machinery-associated protein 16 homolog, with protein sequence MEKSLIPNQKKTYAKMPKVKNLEKLKHPNSRKMMSLAKKMNKEEKKNNNKLGTHIKQNLIGEKILWFKERIPEGCVILSKGETLELIETYLARFDEELEQIALKNSVGQRKNRQHASREDVINITKKRERDEFETCGLEMPDLMDVHQMEVLRNWNGELRFLQHFKLKRIAKKHLQ encoded by the coding sequence atggaaaaatctttaatacctaatcaaaagaaaacataCGCTAAAATGcctaaagtaaaaaatttggAGAAGCTCAAGCATCCTAACAGTAGAAAAATGATGTCCTTAGCAAAGAAAATGAACAAAGAAGAGaagaaaaacaacaacaaacttGGAACTCATATAAAGCAGAACTTGATTGGCGAAAAGATTCTTTGGTTTAAAGAGAGGATTCCAGAAGGTTGCGTGATATTAAGTAAAGGGGAAACGCTTGAGCTAATTGAAACTTATTTAGCGCGGTTCGACGAAGAATTAGAACAAATAGCTTTGAAAAATTCGGTTGGTCAACGAAAAAATCGGCAACACGCGAGTAGAGAAgacgttattaatataacgaaAAAGCGGGAAAGAGATGAATTCGAAACCTGTGGCCTGGAAATGCCAGATTTAATGGATGTTCATCAGATGGAAGTTTTGCGAAACTGGAATGGAGAGCTGAGGTTTTTGCAgcattttaagttaaaaagaaTAGCAAAAAAACACTTACAGTAG
- the LOC119833562 gene encoding transmembrane protein 134: MTRPFGNSEKRFSIDDAFEEETDEAIKVYGSTVDRSPIHNKFKNGGDSGLSRTYKCADDTTSRDSDSLIHEYVEASQSVYCWNHPKVRENWKTVFAAVILLVVGVGLLGMGAFAVAEPENGLQGAVFFVAGMICFVPGAYHVVYIWLAARGQRGYDFYHLPLFT, encoded by the exons ATGACGAGACCATTCGGTAACAGTGAAAAACGATTTTCAATCGACGACGCGTTTGAAGAAGAGACTGATGAGGCCATTAAAGTATACGGTTCGACGGTTGATAGATCTCCTATACACAACAAATTTAAGAATGGAGGTGATTCAGGCTTATCCAG AACATACAAATGTGCTGACGACACCACATCCCGTGACTCAGACTCACTCATACATGAATATGTGGAAGCTTCTCAGTCCGTCTACTGCTGGAACCACCCTAAAGTCAGAGAAAACTGGAAAACAGTGTTTGCAGCTGTCATACTCCTTGTAGTGGGAGTAGGCCTTCTCGGCATGGGTGCATTTGCTGTAGCCGAACCCGAAAATGGTCTCCAAGgtgctgtattttttgtagctGGAATGATTTGTTTCGTACCTGGTGCGTATCATGTTGTCTACATCTGGCTAGCTGCCCGAGGACAAAGAGGCTACGATTTCTACCACTTACCATTATTTACTTGA
- the LOC119833492 gene encoding probable ATP-dependent RNA helicase DDX55 homolog — protein MVNKDWEKVSPSLSAPVLNCIKKQGFKCMTPIQAAVIPLLLSCKDVVAEAVTGSGKTLAFVVPMLEMLIKKEKDSPLRKDFVYSIIISPTRELATQIFEVIKQFLQEPELSHIIPCCLVGGRPVETDIESVQNGAQIAVCTPGRLQDLLAERKNLNLPGRVRDLELLVLDEADRLLDLGFHTTLTTILQYMPRQRRTGLFSATQTKELQDLVRAGLRNPVLISVKEKSTISTPISLENYYVIIEPQDKFLFMLNFIRNRKLMKGLFFLPTCACVDYWASVLPVFLPDLKVFAIHGKMKHKRAKILEKFRQAERTILLCTDLMARGLDIPEVEWVLQWEPPTNPAAIVHRAGRAARGGASGCSLLPLLATEDAYVGFIKANQKVEMKDWRQSGDEIKIGDRLREKVLSILHEQQKKDRAILDKGQRAFVSHIRAYSKHECNILLQLKELPLGHIATSYGLLKLPLMPEIKEEHRKQFVGPKEKIDFNSIPYKDKQKETSRLQKLEEYKKTGVWPTKKRKKMTKTQPWEQAKQNKEEKKEKRKKRKEAKQKMIAEGKKATKKRKTVTQEEIDELAADVALIKKLKKRKISNDQFDKAFEVDK, from the exons ATGGTTAATAAAGATTGGGAAAAAGTTTCACCCTCCTTATCAGCACCTGTattaaactgtattaaaaaGCAAGGCTTCAAATGTATGACTCCGATACAGGCCGCTGTGATCCCTTTACTTTTGTCTTGCAAGGATGTAGTCGCGGAGGCAGTTACTGGATCTGGGAAAACTTTAGCTTTTGTAGTACCTATGCTGGAAATGTTAATAAAGAAAGAGAAAGACAGTCCACTTAGAAAAGATTTCGTTTATTCCATTATAATATCTCCGACGCGTGAATTAGCAACTCAAATCTTTGAG gTAATCAAACAATTTCTTCAAGAGCCTGAACTGTCCCACATAATACCATGTTGTCTAGTCGGTGGCAGGCCGGTAGAAACTGACATAGAAAGTGTACAAAACGGAGCACAGATAGCAGTGTGCACCCCGGGTAGGCTGCAGGACTTACTGGCTGaaaggaaaaatttaaatctgcCAGGAAGAGTTAGAGATTtg gAGTTACTAGTATTGGATGAGGCAGATCGTCTTCTAGACTTGGGTTTCCACACAACCCTCACCACAATACTGCAATACATGCCACGTCAACGTCGCACCGGTTTGTTCTCCGCCACACAGACAAAAGAGTTGCAGGATTTAGTCCGTGCTGGTCTTAGAAATCCGGTTCTCATAAGCGTCAAAGAGAAGTCCACAATTAGCACACCTATTTCTCTAGAGAATTACTATGTTATAATAGAACCACAGGACAAATTCCTCTTCATGTTGAACTTTATCAGGAACAGGAAGCTGATGAAGGGCTTATTCTTTCTGCCGACGTGTGCGTGCGTGGACTACTGGGCGAGCGTGTTGCCAGTTTTTCTGCCCGATTTAAAGGTGTTTGCGATACATGGCAAAATGAAACACAAGAGAGCTAAGATTCTCGAGAAGTTCCGACAGGCTGAACGCACGATTTTACTGTGCACAGATCTAATGGCTag GGGCTTAGACATCCCGGAAGTAGAGTGGGTACTCCAATGGGAGCCGCCCACTAATCCGGCTGCGATCGTCCACCGGGCTGGGAGGGCCGCCAGGGGAGGGGCATCTGGGTGCTCCTTGTTACCACTTCTGGCCACTGAGGACGCCTACGTGGGCTTCATCAAGGCGAACCAGAAGGTGGAGATGAAGGACTGGAGACAGTCGGGCGATGAGATCAAGATTGGGGATCGGTTGAGGGAGAAG GTGCTATCAATACTTCACGAACAACAAAAGAAAGATCGCGCGATATTAGACAAAGGGCAGCGAGCTTTCGTCTCACACATAAGGGCATATTCAAAACACGAgtgcaatatattattacagctAAAGGAATTGCCCCTAGGGCACATAGCTACTAGCTACGGGCTCCTGAAACTGCCCCTAATGCCTGAAATAAAGGAAGAACATAGAAAACAATTTGTAGGCCCCAAAGAGAAAATAGATTTCAATAGCATTCCATACAAAGATAAACAGAAGGAAACCAGCAGATTGCAGAAGTTGGAAGAGTATAAGAAGACTGGAGTCTGGCCAACGAAGAAGAGAAAAAAGATG ACCAAAACTCAGCCATGGGAACAAGCAAAACAGAACAAAGaagagaaaaaagaaaaacgtaAAAAGAGGAAAGAAGCCAAACAGAAGATGATCGCAGAAGGAAAGAAGGCGacaaaaaagagaaaaacagTGACTCAAGAAGAGATAGACGAACTAGCCGCTGACGTGGCATTGAtaaagaaacttaaaaaacgaaaaatttcTAACGATCAGTTTGATAAAGCGTTTGAAGTTGATAAATAA
- the LOC119833511 gene encoding coronin-6 isoform X1 — translation MSFRVVRSSKFRHVYGQALKREQCYDNIRVSKSSWDSTFCAVNPKFLAIIVESAGGGAFIVLPHNKVGRIPADHPLVGGHKGPVLDIAWCPHNDNVIASGSEDCVVKVWQIPDGGLSRTLTEPVVDLVYHQRRVGLVLWHPTAQNVLLTAGSDNQIAIWNVGTGEVLISLDCHPDLIYSACWNWTGSKLLTTCRDKKIRIIDPRKGEVESEAIAHEGSKASRAIFLKHGLVFTTGFSRMSERQYSLRTPDALGEPIVTVEIDTSNGVMFPLYDPDTNLIYLCGKGDSVIRYFEVTPEPPFVHYINTFQTPDPQRGIGMMPKRGCDVATCEIAKFYRLNNSGLCQVVSMTVPRKSELFQEDLYPDTLSDEASLTADEWLAGEDAEPCTMSLKERALVVQGGYVSGRAQTLTVTRRTNALATGRERRRDDDDKPERSPTPRDSHAGTPASATPPPALAALMEKQLSDLVDEIRKLKSVIVKQENRIRALEATVKAVLPPPTPVTPAVTTPAPTPDNDHDHDDDAMAPDEV, via the exons ATGTCGTTTAGGGTGGTGCGTAGTTCAAAATTCCGCCACGTTTATGGCCAGGCACTAAAAAGGGAACAGTGTTATGATAACATAAGAGTTTCGAAGAGTTCTTGGGACTCTACGTTTTGTGCTGTGAACCCTAAGTTTCTGGCTATCATCGTAGAATCAGCCGGTGGTGGTGCTTTCATAGTCCTGCCTCACAATAAG GTGGGCAGAATCCCGGCCGATCACCCGCTGGTCGGTGGGCACAAGGGGCCGGTGCTGGACATTGCGTGGTGTCCGCATAATGACAACGTTATAGCCAGCGGCTCGGAGGACTGTGTTGTCAAG GTCTGGCAGATACCAGACGGCGGGCTCTCCCGCACGCTCACGGAACCTGTAGTCGACCTGGTGTACCACCAGCGTCGTGTCGGTCTGGTGCTCTGGCATCCAACCGCCCAGAACGTTCTGCTAACGGCCGGGTCCGACAACCAGATCGCAATATGGAACGTCGGCACCGGGGAAGTTTTGATAAGTCTGGATTGCCACCCGGATCTCATATACTCGGCGTGCTGGAATTGGACTGGCTCCAAGCTGCTGACGACGTGCCGGGATAAGAAGATCAG AATAATAGACCCGCGCAAGGGCGAGGTGGAGTCGGAGGCGATCGCGCACGAGGGGAGCAAGGCGTCCAGAGCTATATTCTTGAAGCATGGCCTCGTTTTTACTACAGG TTTCAGCCGCATGTCGGAGCGGCAGTACTCGCTGCGCACGCCGGACGCGCTCGGCGAGCCGATCGTGACCGTGGAGATAGACACCAGCAACGGCGTCATGTTCCCGCTCTACGACCCGGACACCAACCTGATCTACCTGTGCGGCAAGGGCGACTCCGTCATACGGTACTTCGAG GTTACACCGGAACCACCGTTCGTTCACTACATCAACACCTTCCAGACGCCGGATCCACAGAGAG GTATTGGTATGATGCCGAAGCGCGGGTGCGACGTGGCGACGTGTGAAATTGCCAAGTTCTATCGACTCAACAACTCTGGATTGTGTCAG GTGGTGTCGATGACGGTGCCCCGGAAATCGGAGCTCTTCCAAGAGGACCTGTACCCGGACACGCTGTCCGACGAGGCGAGCCTCACCGCGGACGAGTGGCTCGCCGGCGAGGACGCCGAGCCGTGCACCATGTCGCTCAAG GAGCGCGCGCTCGTGGTGCAGGGCGGGTACGTGAGCGGGCGCGCGCAGACGCTCACCGTGACGCGGCGCACCAACGCGCTGGCCACGGGCCGCGAGCGCCGCCGCGACGACGACGACAAGCCCGAGCGCTCGCCCACGCCCCGCGACAGCCACGCCGGCACGCCCGCCTCCGCcacgccgccgcccgcgctcgccgcgctcatg GAGAAACAACTATCCGATCTCGTGGACGAGATACGCAAGCTTAAGTCCGTGATCGTCAAACAAGAGAACCGCATCCGCGCGCTCGAAGCGACCGTGAAGGCGGTGCTGCCACCGCCCACGCCCGTCACGCCGGCCGTGACCACGCCCGCGCCCACGCCCGACAATGACCACGACCACGACGATGACGCCATGGCCCCGGATGAAGTCTGA
- the LOC119833511 gene encoding coronin-6 isoform X2 → MSFRVVRSSKFRHVYGQALKREQCYDNIRVSKSSWDSTFCAVNPKFLAIIVESAGGGAFIVLPHNKVGRIPADHPLVGGHKGPVLDIAWCPHNDNVIASGSEDCVVKVWQIPDGGLSRTLTEPVVDLVYHQRRVGLVLWHPTAQNVLLTAGSDNQIAIWNVGTGEVLISLDCHPDLIYSACWNWTGSKLLTTCRDKKIRIIDPRKGEVESEAIAHEGSKASRAIFLKHGLVFTTGFSRMSERQYSLRTPDALGEPIVTVEIDTSNGVMFPLYDPDTNLIYLCGKGDSVIRYFEVTPEPPFVHYINTFQTPDPQRGIGMMPKRGCDVATCEIAKFYRLNNSGLCQVVSMTVPRKSELFQEDLYPDTLSDEASLTADEWLAGEDAEPCTMSLKGGYVSGRAQTLTVTRRTNALATGRERRRDDDDKPERSPTPRDSHAGTPASATPPPALAALMEKQLSDLVDEIRKLKSVIVKQENRIRALEATVKAVLPPPTPVTPAVTTPAPTPDNDHDHDDDAMAPDEV, encoded by the exons ATGTCGTTTAGGGTGGTGCGTAGTTCAAAATTCCGCCACGTTTATGGCCAGGCACTAAAAAGGGAACAGTGTTATGATAACATAAGAGTTTCGAAGAGTTCTTGGGACTCTACGTTTTGTGCTGTGAACCCTAAGTTTCTGGCTATCATCGTAGAATCAGCCGGTGGTGGTGCTTTCATAGTCCTGCCTCACAATAAG GTGGGCAGAATCCCGGCCGATCACCCGCTGGTCGGTGGGCACAAGGGGCCGGTGCTGGACATTGCGTGGTGTCCGCATAATGACAACGTTATAGCCAGCGGCTCGGAGGACTGTGTTGTCAAG GTCTGGCAGATACCAGACGGCGGGCTCTCCCGCACGCTCACGGAACCTGTAGTCGACCTGGTGTACCACCAGCGTCGTGTCGGTCTGGTGCTCTGGCATCCAACCGCCCAGAACGTTCTGCTAACGGCCGGGTCCGACAACCAGATCGCAATATGGAACGTCGGCACCGGGGAAGTTTTGATAAGTCTGGATTGCCACCCGGATCTCATATACTCGGCGTGCTGGAATTGGACTGGCTCCAAGCTGCTGACGACGTGCCGGGATAAGAAGATCAG AATAATAGACCCGCGCAAGGGCGAGGTGGAGTCGGAGGCGATCGCGCACGAGGGGAGCAAGGCGTCCAGAGCTATATTCTTGAAGCATGGCCTCGTTTTTACTACAGG TTTCAGCCGCATGTCGGAGCGGCAGTACTCGCTGCGCACGCCGGACGCGCTCGGCGAGCCGATCGTGACCGTGGAGATAGACACCAGCAACGGCGTCATGTTCCCGCTCTACGACCCGGACACCAACCTGATCTACCTGTGCGGCAAGGGCGACTCCGTCATACGGTACTTCGAG GTTACACCGGAACCACCGTTCGTTCACTACATCAACACCTTCCAGACGCCGGATCCACAGAGAG GTATTGGTATGATGCCGAAGCGCGGGTGCGACGTGGCGACGTGTGAAATTGCCAAGTTCTATCGACTCAACAACTCTGGATTGTGTCAG GTGGTGTCGATGACGGTGCCCCGGAAATCGGAGCTCTTCCAAGAGGACCTGTACCCGGACACGCTGTCCGACGAGGCGAGCCTCACCGCGGACGAGTGGCTCGCCGGCGAGGACGCCGAGCCGTGCACCATGTCGCTCAAG GGCGGGTACGTGAGCGGGCGCGCGCAGACGCTCACCGTGACGCGGCGCACCAACGCGCTGGCCACGGGCCGCGAGCGCCGCCGCGACGACGACGACAAGCCCGAGCGCTCGCCCACGCCCCGCGACAGCCACGCCGGCACGCCCGCCTCCGCcacgccgccgcccgcgctcgccgcgctcatg GAGAAACAACTATCCGATCTCGTGGACGAGATACGCAAGCTTAAGTCCGTGATCGTCAAACAAGAGAACCGCATCCGCGCGCTCGAAGCGACCGTGAAGGCGGTGCTGCCACCGCCCACGCCCGTCACGCCGGCCGTGACCACGCCCGCGCCCACGCCCGACAATGACCACGACCACGACGATGACGCCATGGCCCCGGATGAAGTCTGA